A stretch of Rhododendron vialii isolate Sample 1 chromosome 4a, ASM3025357v1 DNA encodes these proteins:
- the LOC131324760 gene encoding aquaporin PIP2-4-like, whose translation MAKDIEVGGRGGEYAPKDYQDPPPAPLIDAEEMAQWSFYRAIIAEFIATLLFLYITVLTVIGYKSQTDPTKNSDACGGVGILGIAWAFGGMIFVLVYCTAGISGGHINPAVTFGLFLARKVSLVRAIMYMVAQCLGAICGCGLVKAFQKNYYVKYGGGANELSSGYNTGTGLGAEIIGTFVLVYVVFSATDPKRNARDSHVPVLAPLPIGFAVFMVHLATIPITGTGINPARSFGAAVVYGKQKAWDDQWIFWVGPFIGAAIAAFYHQYILRAAAVKALGSFKSTAY comes from the exons aTGGCCAAAGACATCGAAGTCGGAGGGCGCGGCGGCGAGTACGCCCCCAAGGACTACCAAGACCCGCCACCGGCGCCGTTGATCGATGCGGAGGAAATGGCCCAATGGTCCTTTTACAGGGCTATAATTGCTGAGTTCATTGCAACTCTGTTGTTCCTTTACATCACTGTTTTGACAGTGATTGGATACAAGAGCCAAACTGACCCAACCAAGAATAGCGACGCCTGCGGTGGCGTGGGCATTCTCGGCATCGCTTGGGCATTTGGTGGCATGATTTTCGTCCTTGTTTATTGCACTGCCGGTATCTCTG GGGGCCACATAAATCCTGCCGTGACATTCGGGCTGTTCTTGGCTAGAAAGGTGTCCTTGGTCCGAGCAATAATGTACATGGTGGCTCAGTGTTTAGGAGCCATTTGTGGTTGTGGGCTAGTCAAGGCCTTCCAAAAGAATTATTACGTTAAGTACGGTGGTGGAGCCAACGAGCTCTCCTCCGGGTACAATACCGGAACTGGACTTGGGGCTGAGATCATCGGCACCTTTGTTCTTGTATACGTTGTTTTTTCGGCCACTGATCCCAAGAGAAATGCCCGTGATTCTCATGTCCCA GTTTTGGCACCACTCCCTATTGGATTCGCGGTATTCATGGTTCACTTGGCCACCATCCCAATCACCGGCACTGGCATAAACCCAGCCCGAAGCTTCGGAGCAGCTGTGGTCTATGGCAAACAAAAAGCCTGGGACGATCAG TGGATATTCTGGGTCGGACCGTTTATTGGTGCTGCCATTGCCGCCTTCTACCACCAGTACATCCTCAGAGCGGCAGCGGTTAAAGCTTTGGGATCTTTCAAAAGCACTGCTTACTAA
- the LOC131324758 gene encoding probable aquaporin PIP2-2, with amino-acid sequence MNHQDSLQHPYNSLHTSNSLLSLSLSLSLSMAKDIEVGVRDGEYATKEQPPAINRGPGGEYATKDYKEPPPAPLIDAEEITRWSFYRAIIAEFIATLVFLYVTVLTVIGYNRQTDPTENSDACGGVGILGIAWAFGGMIFVLVYCTAGVSGGHINPAVTFGLFLARKVSLVRAIMYMMAQCLGAICGCGLVKAFQKAYYVKYGGGANQLSPGYNTGAGLGAEIIGTFVLVYTVLSATDPKRNARDSHVPVLAPLPIGFAVFMVHLATIPITGTGINPARSFGAAVVYGKEKAWDEQWIFWVGPLIGAAIAAFYHHYVLGAAAVKALGHFKSSTY; translated from the exons ATGAATCACCAAGATTCACTACAACATCCTTACAATTCTCTCCACACCTCAaattcacttctctctctctctctctctctctctctctctatggccaAAGACATCGAAGTCGGAGTGCGCGACGGCGAGTATGCCACCAAGGAACAGCCACCGGCGATCAACAGAGGGCCCGGCGGCGAGTATGCCACCAAGGACTACAAAGAGCCGCCACCGGCGCCGTTGATCGATGCTGAGGAAATTACCCGGTGGTCCTTTTACAGGGCTATAATTGCTGAGTTCATTGCAACTCTGGTGTTCCTTTACGTCACTGTTTTGACTGTAATTGGATACAATAGACAAACTGACCCAACCGAGAATAGCGATGCGTGCGGTGGCGTGGGAATTCTGGGCATTGCTTGGGCATTTGGTGGCATGATTTTCGTCCTTGTTTATTGCACTGCCGGTGTCTCCG GGGGCCACATAAATCCAGCCGTGACATTCGGGCTGTTCTTGGCCAGAAAGGTGTCCTTGGTCCGAGCCATAATGTACATGATGGCTCAGTGTTTAGGAGCCATTTGTGGTTGTGGGCTAGTCAAGGCCTTCCAAAAGGCTTATTACGTTAAGTATGGTGGTGGAGCCAACCAGCTCTCCCCCGGGTACAATACCGGAGCTGGACTTGGGGCGGAGATCATCGGCACCTTTGTTCTTGTATACACTGTTTTATCGGCCACTGATCCCAAGAGAAATGCCCGTGATTCTCATGTTCCG GTTTTGGCACCACTCCCTATTGGGTTCGCCGTATTCATGGTTCACTTGGCCACCATCCCAATCACCGGTACTGGCATAAACCCAGCCCGAAGCTTCGGAGCAGCTGTGGTCTATGGCAAAGAAAAAGCCTGGGACGAACAG TGGATATTCTGGGTTGGACCGTTAATTGGTGCTGCCATTGCTGCCTTCTACCACCACTACGTCCTCGGAGCGGCGGCGGTTAAAGCTTTGGGACATTTCAAAAGCTCTACTTACTAA